The Streptomyces cyaneogriseus subsp. noncyanogenus region GAAAGGCAGGACAGCCCGTGATCGCCCTCGTCGACCCCGTGTCCAGCGGAGCCCAGCTCGCCGACGCCCTGCTGGAGGAAGGCGGGGACTTCCTGATCGTCTGGCCGCAGGCGCGGGCACCGCTGGCCGGGACGGGACACGACCAGGTCAAGACCGTGCTGCACACCGGCCTCGACGAGACCGCCGCGGAGCTGCGCGCCGCGGGGGTGGACACCGTCGTCGCCGGCAGCGAGTACGGCGTCACCCTCGCCGACGAACTCGCCGAGCGGCTCGGCGTGCCGTACCACGCGCACGGGCTGCGCGCCGCCCGCCGCGACAAGTACGAGATGACCCGGGCGCTGGAGAGGGCCGGGGTGGCGCACGCCAGGACCGCCGTCGTGCGCACCGAGGACGAACTGACCGCCCTGCTGGCCGGCTGGGACCCCTTCCCCGTGGTGATCAAGCCGTTCAACAGCGCGGGCAGCGACGGCTGCCGGATCTGCGCGACGCCCGCCCAGGCGCTGGCGGCCTTCCGGGCGGTCGCCGGGGAGCGCAACCTCATGGGGGAGATCAACGAGGCCGTCCTCGCCCAGGAGTTCCTCGCCGGCTCGCAGTACATCGTGAACACCGTCAGCATGGACGGCGCCCATCTGCCCGCCGAGGTCTACGCCGAGCGCATCGACCGGGTGGACGGAGCCCCGGTGCTGCGGCACATCATCTCCCGGCAGGTCCTGGACGAGCGGGAGCAGGAGATCGTGGCGTACGTCCTGCGCTGCCTGGACGCCCTCGGCATCCGGGACGGCGCCGCGCACACGGAGGTGATGCTCACCGCCGCGGGCCCGCGGCTGGTCGAGGTCAACAGCCGGCTCATGGGCCCCTACCTCTCGCCCGACGCCTACCACGCCGCCTTCGGGTACAGCAGCGCCCATCTGGTCGCCGAGCGGTTCCTGCGCCCAAAGGAGTTCCGCAACCGCTTCGACCTGCCCTACGGATCGGCGCGCACCCTGGCCAAGGTGTACCTGCGCGCGCACCGCGACGGAGTGGTGCGCTCCCTCGACGGACTGCGCGACATGCGCCGCCTGCCCGGCTTCCACAGCGCGGTCCGGCTCCCCGTCGCCGGGCAGCGGATCGAGGACGCCCATCTGACCACCGGCGCGTGCGGCCTGGCGTTCTTCGTCCACGAGGACGCGGAACTGCTGGAGCACAGCCTGGCGGTGCTGCACGAGATGGAGGACGCGGGCTCGCTGTTCCACGTCACCGAGCCGGGGAACTGACCATGCCGGTCCTGTGCATCGTCGCCTCCGTCGTCCTCCAGGCGGCCGTCTACGGCCATGTCTCCGGACGCCTCGACTCCGCCGGGAGCCTCGCCCTGTCGTGCGCCGGGTTCGGCGCCGCGGCGCTGGTGTTCAACGCCGTCCTCCTCGTCCGCGGGGCCCGGCGGGGCCCGGGTGCGCCCGCCGCGCCGCGCGCCCGGGGGCTGCTGGTGCTGATGAACGTGGTCACGGCCGTGACGTTCCTCAGCTTCTACGCCTCGCTGACCTGGATCCCGTCCGCCCTGGCGACCGGCGTGGAGACCGCGATCGGGCCGGCCGTGCTCGCGCTGCTCGGCCTGACCCGCTTCGCGCGGCGCGTCCCGTGGCGGGGCTGGGCGGCGGCGGCCGTCCTCGTCCTGCTCGGGGTCGGCTGTGGCGTGCGGTTCACCGGCTCCCACGGCCTGTCGGGCGACGCCGCCGTACGGGGGCTCACCCTGGTGCTGGTGGCGGGCGCGGGGGCGGCCGTACTCGCCCTGATCTCCGCCGAGCTGGGACGGCGGGGCGTCGACCCGGTGCACGTGACCGCCCACCGCTTCCATCTGACCTACCTGTGCGGGGCGGGGCTGCTGGTCGTCACCGGGGGGACCGACGGGGCGTGGACGACGGACCTGACGGGCACGCTCGTCACCGGCCTGCTCGCCGTGACGCTCCCGCTCTTCCTGCTCCAGGCCGGGCTCCAGCGCACCGACCCCATGGTGTCGATGGTGCTCCTGACCACCCTGCCCGGCGCCACCTACCTCGCGGAGACCGCGTTCCACGGCTCCTTCGACCCCGGCGCGCTCGCCCTGATCTGCGCTCTGATCGCCGTGGCGGTGGGGTACGCCCGCGTCGGCGGCGGCGAACCGGAGGCGGCGCCCGCCGCCGCGCCGGGCGGCGACCGGGCCGGGGCCCGCGCGCCCGCCCCGCGCGCCTGACCGCCCGCCCCGCCGCCCCTTTGGGGCCCGGCGGGGCGTTCGTACGCGCGTACGCGCAAGCGGCGGGGCGGGGCGCGGCCGGGCGCGCGGGGCCCGCTACCGGACGCCCTCCCGCACCGCGCCGAGCAGTGCGGCCCGGGCCTGCGGACGGCGCAGCAGCTCGGCCCGGTCGCAGTCCACCCGCACCTCCTGCCGCTCGCCGGCCGCGTGGCAGAAGGCGCCGGGACGCGCCTCGGCCGACATCACGTGCACCACGCGCCCGGTCCAGGCCGACGTGACGCAGTGGTGCGCCGCCACCAGGTGGCTCAGCCAGTCGGCATAGGTGCCGGCCAGGCGGGCGGCCCCGTCCGCCGCCTCCTCCGCGCTGCCGCCCATGCCCCGCAGGGCGGCGGCGGCCTCCCGTTCGAGGCCGTCCACGAGGTCCGCGACCAGCCGGTCCGGCGCCGAGGCGAGCAGGGACGGGTCCACCCGGGCGCGCACCTCGTCCTCCCCGGCGTCCACCCCGAGCTGCGCCAGCGCCTCGCGGTAGCTGGCGGCGACCGCGTCGGCCGTGGTCCCCTCGGCGTCGAAGAGCACGATCAGCGACGGGCCGTCCGGCCCCGCCAGCGCGGCGGCCACCTCGAAGGCCAGCGGCGCCGACGCGCAGTACGCCGCGACGGCGGCCACCGGACCGTCCCCGGCCGGGCGTCCGGCCAGCAGCCGCGCGGCGTAGGCCGGTCCGGTGGCGGCCCGCGGCAGCGGCCGGCGCAGCAGCTCCACGCTCCGCACCCCGTGGTCCGCCAGGCCCAGATCGGTGATGCGGGCCTCCTTGCGGTACCCGGGGTAGTCGAGGGTGAGCAGCAGCGGCTCCTCAGTGAGCACGGGTGCTCTCCTTCCTCCGCTCCCCGCGGTCCCCGCCCTGGGCGCCCGCGACGGCGGACGGACCGGACAGGACCCGCAGTTGCGCGGTCATCAGCTCGTGAACGTCGTCGAACATCCGCCCCATCGCGGCCAGTTGGCGGCCCGCCAGGGGCGCGGCCGGACCGGCGGCGGCCATGGCCGGGCGGTCACCGGCCACCGGCACCTCCTGCCCCGCCGCGCCCGCCGGTGCGGCGTCTTCGGCCACCGGCGGGGGCACCACGAGGCCGCCGGGGGCGGGCTCGGGGAGCGCGGGCGCCGCGTACCGCACCCGCTCGAACGGGTAGCCGGGCAGCGGCACCCTCCGCCCCGGCACCCCGGCCGCCCGCCAGCGCGGCGTGAAACCGCGCCGGTACAGCGCCGAGACCGCCTCCCACCACGCCCGGACGCCGTCCGTGCCCGCGACCGGACTCGCGGTCCACCACGTGTCCGGCAGCGCCGCCCGCCCCATGCGGGCCAGCGGATCGGCCGGCCCCAGTTCCAGGAACTCCCGGTGCCCCAGCGCGCGCACGCTTGCGAGCGCGGCGTCGAAGAGGACCGGCCGGCGGGCCTGGCGCACCAGATGGCCGGCGTCCAGGACCGTCCCCGCGGGCAGCACCTCCCCCCGCACACCGTCCGCGCAGGGCAGGCGGAGCGGGGCGAAGTCCACGGCGGCGGCCGCCGCGCGCAACTCGGGCAGCACCGGATCGATCAGCGCGGAGTGGAAGGCCCGGTCCACCGCCAGCTCACGGCTGACGATCCCGTGCGCCGCGAGGGCCCGGCCCGCCTCCTCGACGGCGTCCGGCGCGCCCGACAGCACCACCGAGCGCGGGCCGTTGACCGCGGCGATCTCCACCGGCCCGTGGCAGACGGCGCGTACCGCCGCGGCGTCGGCGGCGACCGCGAGCATCCGCCCCGGGCGGGTCCCCTCGGCCATGAGCCGCCCCCGCGCGATCACGAACCGCAGTCCGTCGGCGAGCGGGAACGCGCCCGCCGCGTACAGGGCGGCGATCTCGCCGAGACTGTGCCCGAGCGTGATCGCGGGCTCGATGCCGCACTCCCGCCACAGCCCCGCCAGCGCCGCCTGGAGGGCGAACTGGGCGGGCTGGGCGACCGGGCCGGTCAGCGGCGCGCCCCCGGTGTCGAGCAGGACGTCGAGCAGGCTGGTGCGGGCGGCGCTCCGGTGGATCTCCTCGCAGGCGTCCAGCACCTCCCGTACGGCCGGGAAGTGGGCGTACAGGTCGCGCGCCATGCCCGCGACGGCCGCGCCCTGCCCGGAGAAGGCGAAGGCCGGCGGCCCCGGCGCGGCAGCGGCGGCGGAGGGCCGCGGTGACCGGAGGAAGCCGTCCAGGGACGCGGCCAGTTCGGCCGCCGTCCGCCCGTGCGCCACCGTGCGGTGGGCGTGGTGCGGGCGACCGAGCGCGAGCGTGGTGTGGACGTCGGCCGCGGACAGTTCCGGGTGCGCCGCGAGATGGTCCCGCAGCCGCCGGGCCGCCTCCCGCAGGGCCCGCGCGGTGCGCGCGCTCACCGGCACCGGCACCGGCCGCCCGGGCACGGGGGAGGCGGGCCGCGCCGGGGGTTCCTCCAGGACCACATGGGCGTTGGTGCCGCCGAAGCCCAGGGCGCTCACCCCCGCCCGCCGGGGAGCGCCGTCCTCGGTGCGCCACTCCCGCGCCCGCGTGGCGAGGCGGAACGGGCTCGCGTCCCACGGCAGCCGCGGGCTGGGCCGGGTGGCGTTGACGGTGGGCACGATCACGCCGTGGCGCAGCATCAGGACCGTCTTGAGCAGACCGGCCATGCCGGCACAGGTGTCCAGGTGCCCCACACCGGGCTTGACCGAGCCGAGCGCGCAGAACCCGGTGCGCCCGTCGGCCGGGCGGTAGGCCCGCGACAGCGCCTCGAACTCGACGGGATCGCCCAGCGCGGTGCCCGTCCCGTGGGCCTCGACGTACCCGACGGTCTCCGGGGCGATCCCGGCCCGCGCCAGGGCCAGCCGCGCGGCCTCCGCGTGGCCCTGTACGCCGGGCGCGGTGAAGCCGGCCTTGGCGGCGCCGTCGTTGGTCACCGCCGACCCCAGGATCACCGCGTGGACGTGGTCGCCGTCGGCCAGGGCCCGGTCGAGCCGCTTGAGCAGCACCACGGCCACGCCGTTGCCGCCGACCGTGCCGTCGGACGCGGCGTCGAAGGCGCGGCACACCCCGCTGGGCGACAGGATGAACTCGGGATCGTGGGCGTACCCGCCGTCCTGCGGCAGGTGCACCGCGGCGGCCCCCGCCAGCGCCAGGTCGTTCTCGCCCGCCAGCAGCGACTGGACCGCCAGATGGACGGCGACCAGCCCGGTGGAGCACGCCGTCTGCACACCCACGGCCGCGCCGGTGAGCCCCAGCCGGTAGGCGGCGCGGGAGGCCAGGAAGTCGTACTGCCCGCCGATCAGGCCCTGCATCTCCCGGGCGGGGTTGGCCGAGAGGTCGCCGAAGCCCATCCCGTGCCGCGCGTAGTACGGCAGCCGGGGCCCGTACAGGTTCATCCCGCCGCCCGCGTACACCCCCACGCGCAGCCCGTGGTCCGGGCCCGCGTAGCCGCCGTCCTCCAGGGCGTGGGCGCAGCACTCCAGGAACAGCCGGTGGGCGGGATCGGTCAGCTCGGCCTCGCGCGCGCTCATCTTGAAGTACGCGGCGTCGAACAGCTCGGCGCCGTCGAGGACCCCGCCGACCGGCACCCGGCCCTCCCGGCCGCCGGGGGCGAAGGCGCGGACGCTGCACACGCCGTCGCGCAGGTTGCGCCAGAACCGCTCCACGTCGTCGGCGCCGGGCAGCCGGGCCGCCATGCCCACCACGGCCACCCGCCCGTCGGGGGCGGGCGCCGCGCCGGACGCGCCGGGGGAGCCCGCGCCGGGCTCCCCGCCCGCGGCCAGGTGCGCGGTCAGCGCGGCGACGCTGGAGTGCTCGAACAGCGTGGCGTCGCCGAGCGGGCGGTCCAGCTCGCGTTCGAGCCGCAGCCGTACCCGGACCAGCATCAGCGAGGTGAGCCCCAGGTCGAAGAAGGGGGTGTCCGGGTCCGGCTCCCTGCCCAGCACCTCGGCCACGGCCGCGCCGACGCGCCGCGCCAGGTCCCGCCCGGCCGGCGCCGTCACGACGTCCCCTCCTCGCGCAGTGCGGCGACCCGGGCGGCGACGCCGCGGATCGTGGGATCGGCGAAGAAGACGGCGACGGGGACGCGCGGGCCGAGCTCGGAGCGCAGGCGCTCCAGCAGGCGCACCGCGGACAGGGAGTTGCCGCCCACGTCGAAGAAGGAGCGGTCCGGGGCGATCGGGCCGGTGCCCAGTTCGGTCACCCACAGGTCGTGCACCTTCTGCTCCAGCCCGGTCAGCGGCGCCCCGGCGTCCCCGGCCGGGTCGCCGGCGCGCAGGGCCAGCAACCGGTCGCGGTCCAGCTTGCCGTTGGGGCCGTGCGGGAGGCCGTCGAGCCGGATCCACGTCTGCGGCACGAGGTAGTGCGGCAGCCGCTCGGCGAGCCGTGCCCGCAGGGGGGCGCTCCAGTCGCCGCCCGCGTCCGCCGCCCCGGGCGCGTCCGGCCGCGGCACCACGAACGCGGCCAGCTCCGTCTCACCGGCCGCGTCCGGGCGGGCGAGGACGACCGCGTCGCGCACCTCGTCGAGCTGGACGAGCGCCCACTGCGCCTCCTCCGGCTCCACCCGGTGGCCGCGGATCTTCACCTGGTCGTCGATGCGCCCGATGTACTGGAGCACCCCGTCGGACCGCCAGCGCACCAGGTCGCCGGTGCGGTAGCGGCGTTCGGTGCCCTCCGGCCCGGTGAGGAAGGACCGCGCGGTGGCCTCGGGGGCGCCGAGGTAGCCGCGGGCCACCGGGGCGCCGCCGATGACGAGTTCGCCCGGCGCGCCGACCGGCACGGGCCGTCCCGAGCGGTCGGCGACGACGAGCGTGACGTTGTCCAGGGGCCGGCCGATCGGCGCGACCGTCTCCGTGGCGGGGTCGACGCGGTGGGAGGTGACGATGACGGACGCCTCCGTGGGCCCGTACTGGTTGTAGATCTCCAACTGCGGGCACCGCTCGGCCAGCTCCCGCAGCGCGGGCGTGACGGTGAGCTTCTCGCCGCCGATGAGGAGCTGGCGCAGCGAGGGCACCTCCGGCAGCTCCGGGAGCAGGTAGGTCAGCGGTGTGTACGGCGCGCTGAGCCGCTCCACCGAGTGCCGGCGCAGATGCTCGGCCACCGCCGCCGGGTCGTAGCGCGTCTCGTCGTCCAGGACGACCAGCGTGGCGCCCGAGCCGAGCGTGGTGAAGATCTCCTGCACGCTCACGTCGAAGCCCGCGGAGGCCCACTGCACGGTGCGCAGGGGGCCGAGGGCGCGCCGCTGCCAGTGGACCAGGTTGACCGGTCCGCGGTGCGGGACCGCCACCGCCTTGGGCCTGCCGGTCGAACCGGAGGTGTAGATGCAGTAGGCGAGGTCGTCCGGTGCCACCGCGCGGCCCAGCGGCTCCTCGGCGCCCTCGGCGGTGTCCGGGTCGTCGATCCACTGCACCGGGCAGGGGAAGGATTCCTCGCCGTCCACCGCGCGGTCCGCGACGACCAGCCGGGCCCCGCTGTCGCGCAGCATGAACGCCCGGCGCTCGGCGGGCAGCGACCGGTCCACGGGGACGTAGACCGCGCCGCACTTGAGCACGGCGAGGACGGCGACGACCAGTTCCGCGCCGCGGGGCAGGCAGACGGCGGCGGTGTCCCCGTGCTCCAGGCCGCGCGCGGCGAGGCGGTGGGCGAGCCGGTTGGCGGCGGCGTCCAGCCGCCGGTAGGTGAGCGGTTCGCCGCAGCCGTCGACGGCCACCGCGTCCGGTGTGGCCGCCGCCTGCGCCTCGACCAGTTCGTGCAGGCAGGCCGCCGGGTACTCGGTCCGCTCGCCCTGCCAGCCCTCCAGGGTCCGCTCGTCCCGCGCGGTCAGCGCGGGCAGCCGAGACAGGGCGACGGCGGGCGCCTGCGCGGCGTTGCGCAGGAGGTCCTCGACGTACTCCAGGATCCGGCGCACCGTCGGGGCGTCGAACAGCTCCGCGTCGTACTCGACCGCGCAGCGGATGCCCTCCGCCCGGTCGGTGAAGTACAGCGTGAGGTCGAACGGCGCCTGCTCGCGCGGCACGTCGAGGAGTTCGGCCGACAGCCCGGTGCCGTCGAGGACGGGTCCGGACTCCTCCTCGTACTCGACCATGACCCCGAACAGCGGGTTGCCGCCCGCCGTGCGGTCCGGCCGGACCGCCTCCACCACCTGGTCGAACGGCACGTCGTGGTGGTCGAGGGCGCGCAGCGCGCCGGACCGGACGCGGTGCAGCAGCTCGGCGAAGCCGGGGTCGCCGGACAGGTCGAGCCGCAGCGCGACCGTCTCGACGAACATGCCGACGCTGTCCTCCGCGCCGGGCGGCCGGTTGGTGACCGCGGTGCCGAGCACCACGTCCTCCTGCCCGGCGAACCGGCCGAGGACCGCGCCCACCGCGGCCACGAGCACCATGAACGGGGTGCAGCCCGCGGCGCGTCCGGCGGCGCGGATCTCCTCGCTCAGCGCCGCGTCCAGCTCGTGCGCCAGGCTCGCGCCGCGTGCCGGGCGGCCGGGGTCGCGGGGGCGGTCGGTGGGCAGGCCGAGGGGGACCGCGCCGGCGAGCTCCCGCCGCCAGAAGTCCAGGCCGTCCGGGCGCGGGGCGGTGGGGGCGGGGAGGACGTCGGAGAGTGCGGGCAGGGCGGGCAGATCGTCCGGCTCGCCCGGCCAGGCCCGGTAGTAGGCGGCGAGGTCCCGGCACAGGATCCGGGTCGACAGCGCGTCGAAGACGATGTGGTGGGCGACGAGGTACAGCAGATGGCGGTCGTCGGCCAGGCGGCCGATCCGCGCGCGCAGCAACGGCCCGGCGGCCAGGTCGAAGTCGGGCTCCTCGTCCGCCATGTCCCGCAGCCGCAGCAGCGCCGTCTCGTCGTCGCACCCGGTCAGCGAGGTCACGGGGCAGTCGACGCGGACGTCGTCCAGGACGACCTGCCGCAGCTCGCCGTCGTGCTCGCGGAAGACCGTGCGCAACTGGGGGTGCCGGGCGACCACCCGGCGCAGGCACAGACGCAGGACGTCGGTGTCGAGCGGCCCCTCGATGAGCAGCGCCTTCGGCTCGTAGTAGGTGTGGCTGCCCGGGTCCATCCGGTCCAGCAGCCACATCCTGCGCTGTAGCGGCGAGGCGGGGGCGGTGTACGGACCGGAGGGGGCCGCCGGGGCGGAGACGGCCGCCGGGGCGGAGACGGTCGCCCGGGCGGACGGGACCGGGGCGGACGGGCCTGCCGGGGCCGGTGCCGCGGAGGGGGTGCCGGGCGCCGGGGCGGACGCGGCGGGGCGGGCGGTCGCGGGCGCGCGGTACTCGGCGCGCAGCCGGGCCAGTTCCGGCAGGGCGCCGAGCATCAGCTCCGGTGCCACGCCGAAGTCGACGAAGCAGCCGATCTCGTCGGCGCCGGCCGAGGCCAGGGCGTCCAGCACCGGGCGCACGCTGTCGGCGCTGCCGATCAGCGCCCGCTGCGCGCAGTAGGTCTCATAGGCGCGGCCCAGGACGAAGTCCACGTCCTCGGGGTCGGTCGCCCGCAGGTCGACGTCGATGCCGAGGCTGTTGGCGACGTTGTCGAACAGGTCGACGGAGGAGCGCAGATAGTCGCAGAAGGGGCGCCGGGCCTCGGCGCGGGCCCGCCCGGCGTCCGCGCCGAGGTAGGTGTGCACCAGCACCACCACGCGTCCGCCCGCCGGATCGAGCCCGGCCGCGGCGCGGGCGGCCCGGTAGCGGGCGATGTTGGCCCGCAGGTCGTCGGTGCTCTGCGCCATCAGGTTGGTCACGACACCGAGCCCGGCCCGCCCGGCCCGCTCGTAGCTCCCGGGGTTGGAGAGCACGGCGGTGAACAGCGGCAGGTCGGCCTGGACCGGCCTGGGGTGGACGGACACCTCCACCGGCGTGCCGTCCCCGGCCTTGGCGGTGACGGCCCGGCCCGCCCACAGTCCGCGCACGGTGTCCAGGTGCTCGTACATCACCTCCCGCTGGCGGCCGTAGTGCTCCGGCGCGAGGACGAAGTCCGTGGAGTGCCAGCCGGAGGCGACGCCGAGGCCGACCCGTCCGCCGGAGAGGTTGTCGACGACCGACCATTCCTCGGCCACCCGGATGGGGTCGTGCAGCGGCAGGACCACGGATCCGGCGTGGATCCGGATGCGGGAGGTGCGCGTGGCCAGCGCGGCGGCCAGGACGGCCGGGTTGGGGAACAGCGCGCCGAAGGAGTGGAAGTGCCGCTCGGGAAGCCACAGGGTGTGGAAGCCGTGTTCGTCGGCGAAGGCGGCGGCGCTCAGGAGGTGGCCGTACGCGGCCGCCGCGTCCCCGTGGGGGTAGTCGCCGAAGAAGTAGAGGCTGAAGTCCGGCGCGTGGCGGCCGGTGGCACGGTCCACGGCCGCTTTCTGATCAGCCGCCGGGGCGGCCGCCTGAGCGGCCGTCGGCGCGGCGGGGGCCGGGACGGAGGCCGTGGCGGGCCGCGCGGCCCCCGTGAGGGACGGTGCGGCGGACGCGGCGGACGCGGTGGGAGGGGCCGCGGCCGTGGCGGGGCCGGGGTCCGGGCGCTGTCCGTCCAGGACGCGTAGCTGCTCCCGGGCCAGCTCCGAGAAGTTGGTCATCATCTTCTCGGCGAGTTCGAGCTGCCCGGTGAGGACGGCCAGTAAGGGGTCCGGGGCGCCGCCGTCCGGGTGCGGCGCCGTCCCTGCGGCGGGCGTGAGCGGGACGGGGGCCGCCACCGGCAGGGCGGCGGGACCCCGCGGCACGGGCGCGCCGGCGCGGGGCTCGTCCGGGAGCGGTCCGTCGGCGGCCGGCTCGGCGCCGAAGGGCTGCTCGGCCGCGAAGGGCTGAGCCTCGCAGGGTTCGTCGGCGGTCGGCTCGGCGCCGAAGGGGCCGTCGCCGGGGGGCTCGTCGGCGGGCGGCCGGGGCGCGGACGGCCCGGCTCCGGCGGGGCCGCCCGTCCGCGCGCCCAGTGCCCGGGCCAGCTTGCGCGGGGTGTCCATGTCATCGAAGAGGTGCCGGACCGGCACCCGGATCCCGAACCGCGTCTGCACGTCCCGGGCCAGCGCGAGCAGGGCCAGGGAGTCGGCTCCGGACGCGACGAACGAGCCGTCGGGGTCCACGCCCTCGGACGGCCGGCCCAGCCGGCCGGCGACGAGGGCCAGCACGTCGTCCAGGGTCCCCGTCTCGTCCACGGTTGCTGTCACTGCGCCGTTCTCCTTCAGCCGCTGCGGCGCCAGAAGGCGCCGAGACCGTCGATGTCCTCGATCGGGTCGTCGACCCCGAAGCGGGCGCGCCAGTCGTGCACCGCCTCCGCGCACACGGGGATGTGGTAGTCGTCGATGATCACGAAGCCGCCCGGCGAGAGCTTGGGGTAGAGGTGGACCAGCGTGTCCATCGTCGATTCGTAGAGATCGCTGTCCAGGCGCAGCACGGCCAGCCGGTCGATCGGGGCGGTGGGCAGCGTGTCGCGGAACCAGCCCGGCAGGAAGCGCACCTGCTCGTCGAGGAGGCCGTAGCGCTCGAAGTTGCCACGCACGGTCGGCAGATCGGTCGCGATCAGGTCGTTGTAGCGGTCGGAGGCCAGCTCCCGGTCCCCGGGATGCGTCGAGGAATCGGCGCTCGGCATGCCCTGGAAGGAGTCGGCCACCCACACCTGCCGGTCCCGCACGCCGTGGGCCTTGAGGATGGCCCGCATGAAGATGCAGGTCCCTCCGCGCCACACGCCGGTCTCGATGAGATCGCCCGGAATCCCCTCCTCCAGAACCGTGCGCACGCAGTGCTCGACGTTCTCCAGGCGCCGGATTCCGATCATGGTGTGTGCCACGCTCGGCCAATCGACGCCGAGGCGGCGGTTGAGTTCGTCGTATTCGACCGCGGGAGCCCAGCTCGCCGGGATCGGTGGGTCTTCGTAAATGGTGTTCGCCAGGACCTTCTTCATGAGGTCCAGATAGAGCTGTGCTGTGGATTCCACGCCAATCGTCCTGTGCTCGGGCGGATTTGTAGCGGGTCTGCGGCAAGTCGCCACGAAATTAACGATCTTGGCGCGCTCTGAAAATCCCGTGTCCGCATTCTGGAAGACGGATGGCGCCGACTTCGCGATCATGACATCGTCTGGTCCGCTCGAAGTGGCCGTGCGGAAGCCGGGGGGAGTCCTCAGTCACATGCAGCAGATGCCGAAGCGGGTCATGGACCTTTTCGCCGAGCGGGTGCGAAGCGGACCGCGGGACCTCGCGGTGGTCGCTCCGGACGGACGGCTCGACTACGCCGGACTGGACCGCCGTTCCGCGGCCCTGGCCGCGCGGCTGACGCGGGCGGGTCTGCGCACCGGTGACGTGGTGCTGGTGCAGGCGCCGCGCGGACTCGCCCTCGCGACGGCGGTCCTGGCCGTGCTGCGCGCGGGCGGCGCGTTCTGCGTGGTCGACCCCCGCTACCCGGCCGAGCGCCTCGGCCACATGTGGCGGAACAGCCGGGCGCGCTTCGCCCTCACCGCCCCCGGCGTCGTGCCCCCCGCCCTCGCGGACGGCCCCCGTGTCCTGGAACTCGGCCCCGAGGCCGGAGCGGAGGCCGCGGACCCCGCCTCCGCCGGCCCGGACGACCCCGCCCTCGCCGGTTTGGATCCCGCCTCCGCCGGTCCGGACTCCGCCTCCGCCGGTCCGGACCCCGCCTCCGCCGGTCCGGAATCGGCCTATTCCGGGCCGCCGGCCGGCCCGGAGGACACCGCGTATCTCGTGTTCACCTCCGGTTCGACGGGCAGCCCGAAGGCCGTCGCGATGCCCCACCGCTGCCTGGACAACCTCGTCGTCTGGACGCTGGCGAGCACGTCCGCCGAGCCGCTGCGCACGCTGATGTTCGCGCCGCTCGGCTTCGACGTCTTCGTCCAGGAGGTGTTCACCACCTGGTGCAGCGGGGGCTGCCTGTTCGTACCGGCCGACGAACAGCGCGGCGACCTCCAGCGGATCTGGGAGCTGTGCGCCGACTGGGAGATCGAGCGCCTCTTCGTCCCGCCCGTGGCCCTGCGCCGGATGGCCGAGCTCACCCGCGAGTTCGGCATCCTGCCCGCCTCGCTGCGCGAGGTGGCCGCCGCCGGTGAGGCGCTGCACGTCACCCCCGCCGTCCGGGACCTGTTCGCCCGGCTGCCCCGGGCCCGGCT contains the following coding sequences:
- a CDS encoding non-ribosomal peptide synthetase; the encoded protein is MTATVDETGTLDDVLALVAGRLGRPSEGVDPDGSFVASGADSLALLALARDVQTRFGIRVPVRHLFDDMDTPRKLARALGARTGGPAGAGPSAPRPPADEPPGDGPFGAEPTADEPCEAQPFAAEQPFGAEPAADGPLPDEPRAGAPVPRGPAALPVAAPVPLTPAAGTAPHPDGGAPDPLLAVLTGQLELAEKMMTNFSELAREQLRVLDGQRPDPGPATAAAPPTASAASAAPSLTGAARPATASVPAPAAPTAAQAAAPAADQKAAVDRATGRHAPDFSLYFFGDYPHGDAAAAYGHLLSAAAFADEHGFHTLWLPERHFHSFGALFPNPAVLAAALATRTSRIRIHAGSVVLPLHDPIRVAEEWSVVDNLSGGRVGLGVASGWHSTDFVLAPEHYGRQREVMYEHLDTVRGLWAGRAVTAKAGDGTPVEVSVHPRPVQADLPLFTAVLSNPGSYERAGRAGLGVVTNLMAQSTDDLRANIARYRAARAAAGLDPAGGRVVVLVHTYLGADAGRARAEARRPFCDYLRSSVDLFDNVANSLGIDVDLRATDPEDVDFVLGRAYETYCAQRALIGSADSVRPVLDALASAGADEIGCFVDFGVAPELMLGALPELARLRAEYRAPATARPAASAPAPGTPSAAPAPAGPSAPVPSARATVSAPAAVSAPAAPSGPYTAPASPLQRRMWLLDRMDPGSHTYYEPKALLIEGPLDTDVLRLCLRRVVARHPQLRTVFREHDGELRQVVLDDVRVDCPVTSLTGCDDETALLRLRDMADEEPDFDLAAGPLLRARIGRLADDRHLLYLVAHHIVFDALSTRILCRDLAAYYRAWPGEPDDLPALPALSDVLPAPTAPRPDGLDFWRRELAGAVPLGLPTDRPRDPGRPARGASLAHELDAALSEEIRAAGRAAGCTPFMVLVAAVGAVLGRFAGQEDVVLGTAVTNRPPGAEDSVGMFVETVALRLDLSGDPGFAELLHRVRSGALRALDHHDVPFDQVVEAVRPDRTAGGNPLFGVMVEYEEESGPVLDGTGLSAELLDVPREQAPFDLTLYFTDRAEGIRCAVEYDAELFDAPTVRRILEYVEDLLRNAAQAPAVALSRLPALTARDERTLEGWQGERTEYPAACLHELVEAQAAATPDAVAVDGCGEPLTYRRLDAAANRLAHRLAARGLEHGDTAAVCLPRGAELVVAVLAVLKCGAVYVPVDRSLPAERRAFMLRDSGARLVVADRAVDGEESFPCPVQWIDDPDTAEGAEEPLGRAVAPDDLAYCIYTSGSTGRPKAVAVPHRGPVNLVHWQRRALGPLRTVQWASAGFDVSVQEIFTTLGSGATLVVLDDETRYDPAAVAEHLRRHSVERLSAPYTPLTYLLPELPEVPSLRQLLIGGEKLTVTPALRELAERCPQLEIYNQYGPTEASVIVTSHRVDPATETVAPIGRPLDNVTLVVADRSGRPVPVGAPGELVIGGAPVARGYLGAPEATARSFLTGPEGTERRYRTGDLVRWRSDGVLQYIGRIDDQVKIRGHRVEPEEAQWALVQLDEVRDAVVLARPDAAGETELAAFVVPRPDAPGAADAGGDWSAPLRARLAERLPHYLVPQTWIRLDGLPHGPNGKLDRDRLLALRAGDPAGDAGAPLTGLEQKVHDLWVTELGTGPIAPDRSFFDVGGNSLSAVRLLERLRSELGPRVPVAVFFADPTIRGVAARVAALREEGTS
- a CDS encoding TylF/MycF family methyltransferase; amino-acid sequence: MESTAQLYLDLMKKVLANTIYEDPPIPASWAPAVEYDELNRRLGVDWPSVAHTMIGIRRLENVEHCVRTVLEEGIPGDLIETGVWRGGTCIFMRAILKAHGVRDRQVWVADSFQGMPSADSSTHPGDRELASDRYNDLIATDLPTVRGNFERYGLLDEQVRFLPGWFRDTLPTAPIDRLAVLRLDSDLYESTMDTLVHLYPKLSPGGFVIIDDYHIPVCAEAVHDWRARFGVDDPIEDIDGLGAFWRRSG
- a CDS encoding non-ribosomal peptide synthetase encodes the protein MQQMPKRVMDLFAERVRSGPRDLAVVAPDGRLDYAGLDRRSAALAARLTRAGLRTGDVVLVQAPRGLALATAVLAVLRAGGAFCVVDPRYPAERLGHMWRNSRARFALTAPGVVPPALADGPRVLELGPEAGAEAADPASAGPDDPALAGLDPASAGPDSASAGPDPASAGPESAYSGPPAGPEDTAYLVFTSGSTGSPKAVAMPHRCLDNLVVWTLASTSAEPLRTLMFAPLGFDVFVQEVFTTWCSGGCLFVPADEQRGDLQRIWELCADWEIERLFVPPVALRRMAELTREFGILPASLREVAAAGEALHVTPAVRDLFARLPRARLHNHYGPAETHVALAHTLPGPPRTWPERPPIGRPLPGFRALVRPVPGEAADPEGGELWLGGVGLAHGYLGDPGLTAERFPYVGAQEAAAAERGPDTADTADTADTADTADAARHPVRMYRTGDLVTRGSDGLFSYAGRVDDQVKIRGYRVEPGEIEAALARHPAVRECAVAAWTPPEGEERQLVAHVVAAPGHKADPDQLRDHLARLLPGHMVPHHVVEAAALPLSPNGKIDRRRLPAPVTAPEPAVSAPDGDLRGAVAAVWAGVLGVTDIDPARHFAALGGTSLSAALVVTRLHSRFRVRISIEEFLREPTVDAVAALIGERTAA